One genomic region from Parerythrobacter aestuarii encodes:
- a CDS encoding enoyl-CoA hydratase, with amino-acid sequence MSDQRISYDQPAEGVARITLTRADKANAQDKAMLYALDTALTRAAQDEAVRCIVLAAEGQHFSSGHDLRDDSALADFPSVTQWAGFDAPGQAGQMAAEHEMYLGLCWRWRNLPKPVVVQVQGLCMAGGLMLVWPFDIVIASEDAVFSDPTVAFGVNGVEYFAHVWELGHRKARELLYTGCDLSAEDAKALGMVNHVVPRAELEVRTLEMALRIAQRPMMGLRLAKLACNQSQDAQGLGNALHGVMGWQQVGHAQARLEHGMPIDPEGAELIREDRKR; translated from the coding sequence ATGTCGGACCAACGCATTTCCTATGACCAGCCCGCTGAGGGCGTCGCACGGATTACGCTGACGCGTGCCGACAAGGCCAATGCGCAGGACAAGGCTATGCTCTACGCGCTCGATACGGCCCTGACGCGGGCGGCGCAGGATGAAGCGGTGCGCTGCATCGTGCTCGCGGCGGAGGGCCAGCACTTCTCCTCCGGTCATGATCTGAGAGACGATAGCGCGCTGGCGGATTTCCCGTCCGTCACCCAATGGGCCGGCTTCGATGCGCCGGGGCAGGCCGGACAGATGGCCGCCGAGCACGAGATGTATCTCGGCCTGTGCTGGCGCTGGCGCAACCTTCCCAAGCCGGTGGTGGTGCAGGTGCAGGGGCTGTGCATGGCGGGCGGGCTGATGCTGGTCTGGCCGTTCGATATCGTCATCGCCAGCGAGGATGCGGTGTTCTCCGACCCGACCGTGGCGTTCGGCGTCAACGGGGTCGAATATTTCGCGCATGTGTGGGAGCTGGGCCACCGCAAGGCGCGTGAGCTGCTCTACACTGGCTGCGATCTGTCGGCTGAGGATGCGAAGGCGCTGGGCATGGTCAATCATGTCGTCCCGCGCGCCGAGCTTGAGGTGCGGACGCTTGAAATGGCGCTGCGGATTGCTCAGCGTCCGATGATGGGCCTGCGGTTGGCAAAACTGGCCTGCAACCAGAGCCAGGATGCGCAAGGCCTCGGCAATGCACTCCATGGCGTGATGGGCTGGCAACAGGTCGGCCACGCGCAGGCGCGGCTGGAACATGGCATGCCAATCGATCCGGAAGGGGCGGAGCTGATCCGGGAAGACCGAAAGCGCTAG
- a CDS encoding YceI family protein, whose product MWSISKPCLFLAALALGAAAPAPTRYVVDSAGSSVSAKVAFLGVGSKTAGFPEMSGTARLSPADPKQIDLDVSINARTLTASDKLTAERLKGEKFFWVEKYPTVRFKGSRMTLGDGRNGTVDGMLTARGVSKPVTLSIAFDTPPASASAGEPITLTGQTTINRYDFGMKSYSLIVGKKVTIQLKARLRPKG is encoded by the coding sequence ATGTGGTCGATCAGCAAACCCTGCCTGTTCTTGGCTGCCCTTGCGCTCGGTGCGGCGGCCCCTGCCCCCACCCGCTATGTCGTCGACAGCGCGGGCAGCAGCGTCTCGGCCAAGGTCGCCTTCCTTGGCGTGGGCAGCAAGACCGCCGGCTTTCCCGAGATGTCCGGCACTGCGCGGCTTTCTCCGGCAGATCCGAAGCAGATCGACCTCGACGTTTCGATCAACGCCCGCACCCTGACCGCATCCGACAAGCTGACGGCCGAGCGACTCAAGGGTGAAAAGTTCTTCTGGGTGGAGAAATACCCGACCGTCCGCTTCAAGGGCAGCCGGATGACGCTTGGTGACGGACGCAACGGCACCGTCGATGGCATGCTCACAGCACGCGGCGTCTCGAAACCGGTCACGCTGAGCATCGCCTTCGATACCCCGCCGGCCAGCGCCTCTGCCGGCGAGCCAATCACCCTGACCGGCCAGACCACGATCAACCGCTACGACTTCGGCATGAAGTCCTATTCGCTGATTGTCGGCAAGAAGGTGACCATCCAGCTCAAGGCCCGGCTGCGCCCCAAGGGCTAG
- a CDS encoding thymidine kinase, translating to MAKLYFYYASMNAGKSTTLLQAAFNYGERGMKVSLWTAALDDRPGFGAISSRIGLSSDANRFTEDTDILEAVLEEHSRGRVDCVLIDEAQFMTEEQVWQCAKLADETNTPVVCYGLRTDFQGKLFPGSAALLGIADALVELKGVCHCGRKATMNMRVDERGKAVKEGAQTEIGGNDRYVALCRKHFVQSLAH from the coding sequence TTGGCCAAGCTCTATTTCTACTACGCCAGCATGAATGCGGGGAAGAGCACGACCCTGCTGCAGGCCGCCTTCAACTATGGCGAGCGCGGCATGAAGGTCTCGCTGTGGACCGCAGCGCTCGACGACCGGCCCGGATTCGGTGCGATCAGCAGCCGGATCGGCCTGTCCAGCGATGCCAACCGCTTCACCGAGGATACCGATATCCTCGAGGCTGTACTGGAAGAGCATTCACGTGGGCGGGTCGATTGCGTACTGATCGATGAAGCGCAGTTCATGACCGAAGAGCAGGTGTGGCAATGCGCCAAGCTGGCCGACGAGACCAACACGCCGGTCGTCTGTTACGGCCTTCGTACCGATTTCCAAGGGAAGCTGTTTCCAGGCTCGGCCGCGCTGCTGGGCATCGCTGACGCATTGGTAGAGCTAAAAGGCGTCTGCCATTGCGGGCGCAAGGCGACGATGAACATGCGGGTCGACGAACGCGGCAAGGCAGTGAAAGAAGGCGCGCAGACCGAGATCGGCGGCAACGACCGCTATGTCGCGCTGTGCCGCAAGCATTTCGTGCAGTCTCTGGCGCACTAG
- a CDS encoding site-2 protease family protein, whose protein sequence is MTDTLLLAAILIPCLIVAIVFHEVAHGLTANLLGDPTAKERNRLSLNPIRHVDPVGTLLVPGFLLAVGGPVFGWAKPVPVIKERLRNPRFGMVAVAAAGPGTNLVLALLGAVVLGLVGPGLVFDSAGEPTVWWDVFQYFLILNVFLAFFNLLPIPPFDGSHIVEGLLPPSLAQHYEKLRPLGMLLFIVLIAATWAFPDAGIIDRTVGPPVEWALDQLYGLAGAIAG, encoded by the coding sequence ATGACCGACACTCTCCTGCTCGCGGCGATCCTGATCCCGTGCCTGATCGTGGCCATCGTGTTCCATGAGGTCGCACATGGCCTCACAGCGAACCTGCTGGGCGATCCGACGGCGAAGGAGCGCAACCGGCTGAGCCTCAACCCGATCCGCCATGTCGACCCGGTCGGGACGCTGCTGGTGCCCGGCTTCCTGTTGGCGGTGGGCGGCCCGGTGTTCGGCTGGGCCAAGCCGGTACCGGTGATCAAGGAAAGACTGCGCAACCCGCGCTTCGGGATGGTAGCGGTGGCGGCTGCAGGACCGGGGACGAACCTCGTGCTGGCTCTGCTCGGTGCGGTCGTGCTGGGGCTGGTCGGACCGGGGCTGGTGTTCGACAGTGCGGGCGAGCCGACGGTGTGGTGGGACGTGTTTCAGTACTTCCTGATCCTCAACGTCTTCCTTGCCTTCTTCAACTTGTTGCCGATTCCGCCGTTTGATGGCTCGCACATCGTCGAAGGGTTGCTGCCACCGTCGCTGGCGCAGCATTATGAAAAGCTGCGCCCACTGGGGATGCTGCTGTTCATCGTGTTGATTGCCGCGACATGGGCCTTCCCCGATGCCGGGATCATCGATCGCACAGTCGGGCCGCCGGTCGAGTGGGCGCTGGACCAGCTGTATGGGCTGGCCGGCGCTATCGCAGGCTAG
- the galK gene encoding galactokinase — MTAFTATVPGRVNLIGEHTDYNGGMVLPAALSVAMSVNLIPRADNRISVSARGYSGSAERALHEPAQDHWSDPSVGALREAVSLGLLAGGAALSIQSTIPAGSGLSSSAALIVAILKAARASGGSDLGDLELALAARRVENEYLGVPCGIMDQVAVAIPQPGQAIALDTATLDYTVVPLPADHTMVVIHSGLTRKLTDGRYKARKEECDAAREAIGRDDICRLDPEEIAAARGLDESVRKRARHCATEHRRVLAAVEALEGGDTCTLGALMNMSHASMRDDFEMSLPAIDALVESAVELGAVGARLTGGGWGGCIVACIANDRREAWQAELLARHTKARFVDAVGG; from the coding sequence ATAACGGCTTTTACCGCCACTGTACCCGGCCGCGTCAATTTGATCGGCGAGCATACCGATTACAACGGCGGCATGGTGCTGCCGGCGGCGCTTTCCGTCGCCATGTCGGTTAACCTGATCCCGCGCGCGGACAACCGCATCAGCGTCTCCGCCCGCGGCTATTCCGGGTCGGCCGAACGCGCGCTGCACGAGCCTGCACAGGACCATTGGTCCGATCCCTCCGTCGGGGCGCTACGCGAAGCGGTGTCGCTCGGGCTGCTTGCGGGCGGCGCAGCGCTCTCGATCCAGTCGACCATCCCGGCAGGCTCGGGCCTGTCCTCCTCGGCCGCGCTGATCGTGGCGATCCTCAAGGCTGCGCGCGCGTCGGGCGGCAGCGATCTTGGCGACCTCGAGCTGGCGCTGGCGGCGCGGCGGGTGGAAAACGAATATCTGGGCGTACCCTGCGGCATCATGGACCAGGTCGCGGTCGCCATCCCGCAACCGGGCCAGGCCATTGCACTCGATACCGCGACGCTGGACTACACCGTCGTCCCGCTACCTGCCGACCACACCATGGTGGTGATCCATTCGGGCCTCACCCGCAAGCTGACCGATGGCCGCTACAAGGCGCGCAAGGAAGAATGTGACGCCGCCCGCGAAGCGATTGGGCGCGACGATATCTGCCGGCTCGATCCTGAGGAAATCGCAGCCGCGAGAGGTCTCGACGAAAGTGTCCGCAAGCGCGCACGCCACTGCGCCACCGAGCATCGCCGGGTGCTGGCAGCTGTCGAAGCGCTGGAAGGCGGCGACACCTGCACGCTGGGTGCGCTCATGAACATGAGCCATGCCTCCATGCGCGACGATTTCGAGATGTCCTTGCCGGCGATCGATGCGCTGGTGGAAAGTGCCGTCGAGCTGGGTGCAGTCGGTGCGCGGCTTACCGGGGGCGGTTGGGGCGGCTGCATCGTCGCCTGTATCGCCAACGACCGGCGCGAGGCATGGCAAGCCGAGCTGCTCGCGCGTCACACCAAAGCGCGCTTTGTCGACGCGGTTGGCGGCTAG
- a CDS encoding galactose-1-phosphate uridylyltransferase: MTDSQSIIGPDASGRPVHRRDFTKADGRMLRLYGHALHALAPQPQEADDVALGGELRFHPLRQEWNTYAAHRQNRTFKPSASDDPLAPTLPGGPATEIPFEDFEIAVFDNRWSAYHPSAPQPPVLEGMETAPALGACDVVVYGPQDTGNLHSIGQARRELLLAAWEDRYAALFESGCSYVLPFENRGDEVGVTLPHPHGQIYGFHTVPQVQQRAIDAFADGYDLAAEIGRAMPDYGLAEEGGIAAFCPRYARFPYEVWLAPRIRREGLHDMTDAEKSGFAQLLGEITRRYDALFQQPAATMLALHAAPRGGSAGYHFTAQFYPLLRAPGRVKYLASVEQHSGTMTVDVMPEAAAAALREV, from the coding sequence ATGACCGACAGCCAGAGCATTATTGGCCCCGACGCTTCAGGCCGCCCGGTCCACCGGCGTGACTTTACCAAGGCCGACGGACGCATGCTACGGCTCTATGGCCATGCGCTGCACGCATTGGCACCGCAACCGCAGGAGGCCGACGATGTCGCGCTCGGCGGCGAATTGCGGTTCCATCCGCTGCGGCAGGAGTGGAACACCTACGCCGCGCACCGCCAGAATCGCACCTTCAAACCTTCGGCCAGCGACGATCCGCTCGCGCCGACCCTCCCCGGTGGCCCGGCGACGGAAATCCCGTTCGAGGATTTCGAGATCGCGGTGTTCGACAACCGCTGGTCGGCTTATCACCCTTCCGCCCCACAGCCGCCAGTGCTGGAAGGCATGGAAACAGCGCCCGCGCTCGGAGCCTGCGATGTCGTGGTTTATGGCCCCCAAGACACGGGCAATTTGCATTCCATAGGGCAGGCGCGGCGCGAATTGCTGCTTGCCGCGTGGGAGGATCGCTATGCCGCGCTGTTCGAGTCGGGATGCAGTTACGTGCTCCCGTTCGAAAACCGTGGCGATGAGGTCGGCGTGACACTGCCCCACCCGCACGGTCAGATCTATGGCTTCCACACCGTCCCCCAGGTGCAGCAGCGCGCGATCGATGCCTTTGCAGATGGATACGACCTCGCTGCGGAGATAGGCCGCGCCATGCCTGACTACGGCCTCGCCGAGGAAGGCGGCATCGCGGCCTTCTGCCCTCGCTACGCCCGCTTTCCCTACGAGGTCTGGCTTGCCCCGCGTATCCGCCGCGAAGGGCTGCACGACATGACCGACGCCGAGAAATCGGGCTTCGCGCAGCTGCTGGGTGAGATCACTCGCCGATATGACGCGTTGTTCCAGCAGCCCGCCGCCACGATGCTGGCGCTCCACGCCGCCCCGCGTGGCGGCTCGGCAGGATATCACTTCACGGCGCAGTTCTACCCGCTGCTACGCGCACCGGGCCGGGTCAAATACCTTGCCTCGGTCGAGCAACATTCGGGCACCATGACGGTGGACGTGATGCCCGAGGCAGCCGCAGCCGCTCTACGGGAGGTGTGA
- the glpD gene encoding glycerol-3-phosphate dehydrogenase, with amino-acid sequence MASEIFDLLIIGGGVNGAGIARDAAGRGASVLLVEKDDLAGHTSSASTKLVHGGLRYLEHYEFRLVRESLIERERLLAMAPHIIWPLRFVLPHDKGLRPKWMLRLGLFLYDHLGGRKLLPPTSTIDLRQPPHGSVLKDRLVTGFEYSDCWVEDSRLVVLNAVDARERGADIRTRTECVALDRRKDVWIADLRSADGTEERVVARTVINAAGPWVDTVLGLADPGRNHTNLRLVKGSHLIFPKLFEHDRCYIFQNRDNRIVFAIPYEREFTLVGTTDVLFTGDPNQIAISDEESRYICDAVNEYLRVPVSPEQAVSSYSGVRPLYDDHSSSNSTVTRDYVFELDSEGGAPILSVFGGKITTYRKLAEHALEKLQFHGSPWTASKHLPGGDIPIEEVDNRLAQLQMHNDWFPPDGIRRLYRAYGTRIDDILHGKTSLAEMGQHMGGDLYEAELRYLVEHEFARSAEDVLWRRGKLGLHLDQEAQERVADWFAQQGEA; translated from the coding sequence ATGGCGAGCGAGATCTTCGACCTTCTGATCATCGGCGGCGGCGTCAATGGCGCAGGGATCGCCCGCGACGCGGCCGGGCGCGGGGCCAGCGTGCTGCTGGTCGAGAAAGATGACCTCGCCGGGCATACCTCGAGCGCCTCGACCAAGCTGGTGCATGGCGGCCTGCGCTATCTCGAGCACTACGAATTCCGGCTGGTGCGCGAGAGCCTGATCGAGCGCGAGCGGCTGCTCGCCATGGCCCCGCACATCATCTGGCCGCTGCGCTTCGTACTGCCGCATGACAAGGGGCTGCGGCCGAAGTGGATGCTGCGGCTGGGCCTGTTCCTCTATGACCACCTCGGCGGTCGCAAGCTCCTGCCGCCGACCAGCACGATCGACCTGCGCCAGCCGCCGCATGGCAGCGTGTTGAAGGACCGGCTGGTCACCGGCTTCGAATACTCGGACTGCTGGGTCGAGGATTCGCGGCTGGTAGTGCTCAATGCAGTCGATGCGAGAGAACGCGGCGCGGATATCCGCACCCGCACGGAATGCGTGGCGCTCGATCGTCGCAAGGATGTCTGGATCGCGGACCTGCGCAGTGCCGACGGCACCGAAGAGCGGGTCGTTGCCCGCACTGTGATCAATGCGGCTGGGCCATGGGTCGATACCGTGCTCGGCCTCGCCGATCCTGGGCGCAACCACACCAATCTCAGGCTGGTCAAGGGCAGCCATCTGATCTTTCCGAAGCTGTTCGAGCACGACCGCTGCTACATCTTCCAGAACCGCGACAACCGCATCGTCTTCGCCATTCCCTACGAGCGCGAATTCACGCTGGTCGGGACGACCGACGTGCTCTTCACCGGCGACCCCAACCAGATCGCGATTTCGGACGAGGAAAGCCGCTACATCTGCGATGCGGTGAACGAATACCTGCGGGTGCCCGTATCGCCCGAACAAGCCGTCTCCAGCTACTCCGGTGTGCGGCCGCTGTACGACGATCATTCGTCCAGCAACTCCACGGTCACCCGCGATTACGTGTTCGAGCTCGACAGCGAAGGCGGTGCGCCAATCCTCTCCGTCTTCGGCGGCAAGATCACAACCTATCGCAAGCTCGCCGAGCATGCGCTTGAAAAGCTGCAGTTTCATGGTTCGCCATGGACAGCATCCAAGCACCTGCCCGGTGGCGATATCCCGATCGAGGAGGTCGACAATCGCCTCGCCCAGCTACAGATGCACAACGATTGGTTCCCGCCCGATGGCATCAGGCGGCTCTATCGCGCCTATGGAACCCGCATTGACGATATCCTGCACGGCAAGACCTCGCTCGCCGAGATGGGCCAGCATATGGGCGGCGATCTCTACGAGGCCGAGTTGCGCTACCTCGTCGAGCACGAATTCGCCCGCAGCGCAGAGGATGTGCTGTGGCGGCGCGGCAAGCTGGGGCTGCATCTGGATCAAGAGGCGCAGGAACGCGTCGCGGACTGGTTCGCCCAGCAAGGCGAAGCATGA
- a CDS encoding sodium:solute symporter family transporter produces MNIVQVAVFLGLMALLAFLTWRKVAAARAASHASADREIFLAGGGLNWVFVAGAITLTNLSTDQLVGMNGNQMLLLAWWELAGFAGLLLLAFVFVPIYYRNNCTTITQLLEQRYDGASIRTVISGLFLLGNFAIYLPAVIYSGALFMQTLFGVEASVTAVAAVFAVVGAAYAILGGLRAVAVLDTYAGVGILALALVVVFLALQAVGWDITTGVPAERLSMIGAVDSPIPLHTLFTGMLFIQIFYWSTNQNITQKALAAPNVKEAQKGVIAAAIIRVLIVPPIVVLPGIVAFKLFGDVGDRAYAMVVGEVLPSWTSGMFAAMIAAAVLTTYSAVMNATITLWSVDFHRRFINPDVDVQRLNRLVGVLAMLVSIALVPVYAGAESIINLLQELNGLLSMPILSAFIAALLFRNMDARAAVAGLVWGFSIYAFHTFYLYVPENFGGVSWYATAGLPWVHYIDVMVFVLFSSVAVALLTNLLVFGNRATLAIGKGDPQTDGV; encoded by the coding sequence ATGAATATTGTACAGGTCGCGGTTTTTCTTGGCCTGATGGCGCTGCTGGCTTTCCTGACATGGCGCAAGGTCGCCGCCGCCCGCGCCGCCAGCCATGCCTCGGCCGACCGCGAGATATTCCTCGCCGGGGGTGGGCTCAACTGGGTCTTCGTAGCCGGGGCGATCACGCTGACCAATCTTTCGACCGACCAGCTGGTGGGGATGAACGGCAACCAGATGCTGCTGCTGGCGTGGTGGGAGCTGGCCGGATTTGCGGGTCTGCTGCTGCTCGCCTTCGTGTTCGTGCCGATCTACTATCGTAACAATTGCACCACGATCACCCAACTGCTCGAGCAGCGCTATGATGGTGCCAGCATCCGCACGGTCATTTCCGGCCTGTTCCTGCTCGGCAATTTCGCGATCTACCTGCCAGCGGTGATCTATTCCGGGGCGTTGTTCATGCAGACGCTGTTCGGGGTCGAGGCTTCGGTTACGGCGGTGGCGGCGGTCTTTGCTGTGGTGGGGGCAGCCTATGCCATCCTCGGCGGGCTGCGCGCCGTCGCAGTGCTCGATACCTATGCCGGGGTTGGCATCCTCGCGCTGGCGCTGGTGGTGGTGTTCCTCGCGCTGCAGGCGGTCGGCTGGGACATTACCACCGGCGTCCCTGCAGAGCGGCTGAGCATGATCGGCGCGGTGGACAGCCCGATCCCGCTCCACACGCTGTTCACGGGCATGCTGTTCATCCAGATCTTCTACTGGTCGACCAACCAGAACATCACGCAAAAGGCGCTCGCCGCGCCCAATGTGAAAGAAGCGCAGAAGGGCGTGATCGCCGCTGCCATCATCCGCGTGCTGATCGTGCCGCCGATCGTGGTGCTGCCCGGCATAGTCGCCTTCAAGCTGTTCGGCGATGTCGGCGACCGGGCCTATGCGATGGTGGTCGGAGAAGTCCTGCCCAGCTGGACCAGCGGCATGTTTGCCGCGATGATCGCGGCGGCGGTGCTGACAACCTATTCGGCGGTGATGAACGCCACCATCACGCTATGGTCGGTCGACTTCCACCGGCGCTTTATCAATCCCGATGTGGACGTGCAGCGCCTCAACCGCCTGGTCGGTGTGCTCGCTATGCTGGTCTCGATTGCGCTGGTGCCGGTCTATGCCGGGGCCGAGAGCATCATCAACCTGTTGCAGGAGCTGAACGGGTTGCTGTCGATGCCGATCCTTTCGGCCTTCATCGCCGCGCTGCTGTTCCGCAATATGGATGCGCGCGCGGCGGTGGCGGGGCTGGTCTGGGGTTTCAGCATCTACGCCTTCCACACATTCTATCTCTACGTGCCGGAGAATTTCGGCGGGGTCAGCTGGTATGCGACCGCGGGCCTGCCGTGGGTGCACTATATCGACGTGATGGTGTTCGTGCTGTTCAGCTCGGTGGCGGTGGCGCTGCTGACCAACCTGCTGGTGTTCGGTAACCGCGCGACACTTGCGATTGGCAAAGGCGATCCCCAGACTGACGGGGTATGA
- the truB gene encoding tRNA pseudouridine(55) synthase TruB — protein sequence MTEKLPPPHGWIILDKPRGMGSTQAVGAVKRNLREGGYAKTKVGHGGTLDPEAEGVLPIALGEATKLAGRMLDASKIYEFTVQFGEETDTLDAEGEVVRTSDHRPPMAAIAAVLEHFTGDIEQVPPKYSALMVDGKRAYDRARAGEEVELKTRAITVYDLHFSRHPREGGDPELQSSDQAALDSRLRRNDEAGVELESAFQITSGRPDPYDPGAPLELADAITLTAHVSKGTYIRSLARDIAHALGTVGHVTYLRRTKAGPFAEKQAISLDKLNEIGKGAPLQDLLLPLEAGLDDIPALKLDPDSAQAVRQGRVVSGMPQTDGLYLAKLETVPVALVELSGGTMKVVRGFNLPDVAE from the coding sequence ATGACCGAAAAGCTACCTCCACCTCACGGCTGGATCATCCTCGATAAACCGCGCGGCATGGGCTCGACGCAGGCGGTGGGGGCGGTGAAGCGCAATTTGCGCGAGGGCGGCTATGCCAAGACCAAGGTAGGGCATGGCGGGACGCTCGATCCCGAGGCGGAAGGGGTGTTACCGATTGCGCTGGGCGAGGCGACCAAGCTGGCCGGGCGGATGCTCGACGCGTCCAAGATCTACGAGTTTACTGTCCAGTTTGGCGAGGAGACCGATACGCTCGATGCCGAAGGGGAGGTTGTTCGAACCTCCGATCATCGTCCGCCTATGGCGGCGATCGCGGCGGTGCTGGAGCATTTCACCGGCGACATCGAACAGGTACCGCCGAAGTATTCCGCGCTGATGGTGGACGGCAAGCGCGCCTATGACCGGGCGCGGGCCGGGGAAGAGGTCGAACTGAAGACGCGGGCGATCACTGTCTACGACCTCCATTTCTCCCGTCATCCCCGCGAAGGCGGGGATCCAGAGCTGCAAAGTTCTGACCAAGCCGCCCTGGATTCCCGCCTTCGCAGGAATGACGAGGCGGGGGTTGAACTGGAGTCCGCCTTCCAAATTACCTCCGGTCGTCCCGACCCCTACGATCCCGGCGCGCCGCTCGAACTGGCCGACGCCATCACGCTCACTGCTCATGTCTCCAAGGGCACCTATATCCGCAGCCTTGCACGCGATATCGCCCATGCTCTTGGAACTGTCGGCCACGTTACCTATCTCAGGCGGACGAAGGCGGGCCCCTTCGCTGAAAAGCAGGCGATTTCGCTGGACAAACTCAACGAAATCGGTAAGGGCGCGCCACTTCAAGACCTCCTCCTGCCGCTCGAGGCGGGGCTGGACGACATCCCGGCTCTGAAACTCGATCCCGATAGTGCGCAGGCGGTCCGCCAGGGCCGGGTCGTCTCGGGAATGCCCCAAACCGACGGGCTCTACCTTGCGAAGCTGGAAACTGTTCCGGTTGCGCTGGTCGAACTCAGCGGTGGTACGATGAAGGTCGTCAGGGGCTTCAACCTGCCAGATGTCGCTGAGTAA
- the rpsO gene encoding 30S ribosomal protein S15, producing the protein MSVDAETKTKIIKDNARDKNDTGSPEVQVAILTQRIKNLTEHFKDHHKDNHSRRGLLQMVNKRRSLLAYLKKKDVERYNALIAKLGLRK; encoded by the coding sequence ATGTCGGTAGACGCCGAAACGAAGACGAAGATCATCAAGGACAACGCTCGTGACAAGAACGACACGGGCAGCCCGGAAGTCCAGGTCGCGATCTTGACGCAGCGCATCAAGAACCTGACCGAGCACTTCAAGGATCACCACAAGGACAACCACTCGCGTCGTGGCCTGCTCCAGATGGTCAACAAGCGTCGCAGCCTGCTCGCCTATCTCAAGAAGAAAGACGTAGAGCGCTACAACGCCCTGATCGCGAAGCTGGGTCTTCGTAAGTAA